Proteins encoded together in one Dechloromonas sp. HYN0024 window:
- the grpE gene encoding nucleotide exchange factor GrpE, giving the protein MSNTENPQETLPASETPVDPGVEAATAPAAEDHTDKLPSIEEQFRELELQAAEHHDAWLRAKAEGENIRRRAQEDISKAHKFAVERFAGELLAVKDSLEAALAVPEQTVESFKSGVELTLKQLVAAFEKNALNEVSPAGEKFDPHKHQAIGMVDSEQEPNTVVTVLQKGYTIADRVLRPALVMVAKGK; this is encoded by the coding sequence ATGAGCAATACCGAAAACCCTCAGGAAACCCTGCCTGCCAGCGAAACGCCGGTTGACCCGGGCGTTGAAGCAGCGACCGCACCGGCCGCCGAAGACCATACGGACAAGCTGCCGAGCATCGAAGAGCAATTCCGCGAGCTTGAGTTGCAGGCCGCCGAACATCACGACGCCTGGCTGCGCGCCAAGGCCGAGGGTGAAAATATCCGCCGCCGCGCCCAGGAAGATATTTCCAAGGCACACAAGTTTGCCGTCGAACGCTTTGCCGGCGAGTTGCTGGCCGTCAAGGACAGCCTCGAAGCTGCCCTGGCCGTGCCGGAACAGACCGTTGAAAGCTTCAAATCCGGCGTCGAACTGACGCTCAAGCAGCTCGTTGCCGCCTTTGAAAAAAACGCCCTCAACGAAGTCAGCCCGGCCGGCGAGAAATTCGACCCGCACAAGCACCAGGCCATCGGCATGGTCGATTCCGAACAGGAGCCGAACACCGTTGTCACCGTGCTGCAAAAAGGCTACACCATCGCCGATCGCGTCCTGCGTCCGGCTCTGGTCATGGTTGCCAAGGGCAAATAA
- the dnaK gene encoding molecular chaperone DnaK yields MGKIIGIDLGTTNSCVAIMEGGQPKVIENAEGARTTPSIIGYTEDGEILCGAPAKRQAVTNPKNTLYAVKRLIGRRFEEKEVQKDISLMPFKIVKADNGDAWVEARDKKIAPPQVSAEVLRKMKKTAEDYLGEEVTEAVITVPAYFNDSQRQATKDAGRIAGLEVKRIINEPTAAALAFGMDKTSKNDRKIAVYDLGGGTFDISIIEIANVDGETQFEVLATNGDTFLGGEDFDQRLIDYIIDEFKKESGVNLKADVLALQRLKEAAEKAKIELSSSQQTEINLPYITADASGPKHLALKVTRAKFESLVDELVERTVAPCVMALKDAGCKITDIDDIILVGGQSRMPKVQEKVKEIFGKEPRKDVNPDEAVAVGAAIQGGVLQGEVKDVLLLDVTPLSLGIETLGGIMTKLIQKNTTIPTKASQVFSTADDSQSAVTIHVLQGEREVASGNKSLGQFNLEGIPPAPRGTPQIEVIFDIDANGIMHVTAKDKATGKENKITIKANSGLSEEEIQAMVKDAELHAEDDKKAHELADARNQADGMVHMVKKSLTEYGDKLDAGEKEAIEAAIKGVEDVLRDGDKETITAKTEALSAAAQKLGEKMYAQQQAEGAAAGATGQQQAAGGEKTVEGDVVDAEFTEVNKDKK; encoded by the coding sequence ATGGGCAAGATCATCGGTATCGACCTCGGCACGACCAACAGCTGCGTCGCCATCATGGAAGGCGGCCAGCCGAAGGTTATCGAAAACGCAGAAGGCGCGCGCACCACGCCGTCCATCATTGGCTACACCGAAGATGGCGAGATCCTCTGCGGTGCCCCGGCCAAGCGCCAGGCCGTGACCAACCCGAAGAACACGCTGTACGCGGTCAAGCGTCTGATAGGCCGCCGCTTCGAAGAGAAGGAAGTGCAGAAGGACATCTCCCTGATGCCTTTCAAGATCGTCAAGGCCGACAACGGCGACGCCTGGGTTGAAGCGCGCGACAAGAAAATCGCCCCGCCGCAGGTTTCTGCCGAAGTGCTGCGCAAGATGAAAAAGACGGCTGAAGACTACCTCGGCGAAGAAGTCACCGAAGCCGTCATCACCGTGCCGGCCTACTTCAACGACAGCCAGCGCCAGGCAACCAAGGACGCCGGCCGCATCGCTGGTCTCGAAGTCAAGCGCATCATCAACGAACCGACCGCTGCCGCCCTCGCCTTCGGCATGGACAAGACCAGCAAGAACGACCGCAAGATTGCCGTTTATGACCTCGGCGGCGGCACGTTCGATATCTCGATCATTGAAATCGCCAATGTCGACGGCGAAACCCAGTTTGAAGTGCTCGCCACCAACGGCGATACCTTCCTCGGCGGCGAAGACTTCGACCAGCGCCTGATCGACTACATCATCGACGAATTCAAGAAGGAATCCGGCGTCAACCTGAAGGCCGACGTCCTCGCCCTGCAGCGCCTCAAGGAAGCCGCCGAAAAGGCCAAGATCGAACTGTCCTCGAGCCAGCAGACCGAAATCAACCTGCCCTACATCACCGCTGACGCCTCCGGTCCGAAGCACCTGGCCCTCAAGGTCACCCGCGCCAAGTTCGAATCGCTGGTTGATGAACTGGTCGAGCGCACCGTCGCGCCCTGCGTCATGGCCCTCAAGGATGCCGGCTGCAAGATCACCGACATCGACGACATCATCCTCGTCGGCGGCCAGTCGCGCATGCCCAAGGTGCAAGAGAAAGTTAAGGAAATCTTCGGCAAGGAACCGCGCAAGGACGTGAACCCGGACGAAGCCGTCGCTGTCGGCGCAGCCATCCAGGGTGGCGTGCTGCAAGGCGAAGTCAAGGACGTGCTGCTCCTCGACGTCACCCCGCTCTCCCTCGGTATCGAAACCCTGGGCGGCATCATGACCAAGCTGATCCAGAAGAACACGACGATCCCGACCAAGGCCTCGCAAGTCTTCTCGACCGCCGATGACAGCCAGTCCGCCGTCACCATCCATGTCCTCCAGGGCGAGCGTGAAGTTGCTTCCGGCAACAAGAGCCTCGGCCAGTTCAATCTGGAAGGCATCCCGCCGGCCCCGCGTGGCACGCCGCAGATCGAAGTCATTTTCGACATCGACGCCAACGGCATCATGCACGTAACCGCCAAGGACAAGGCCACCGGCAAGGAAAACAAGATCACCATCAAGGCCAACTCGGGTCTGTCCGAAGAAGAAATCCAGGCCATGGTCAAGGATGCCGAACTGCATGCCGAAGATGACAAGAAGGCGCACGAACTGGCTGATGCCCGCAACCAGGCCGATGGCATGGTGCACATGGTCAAGAAGTCGCTGACCGAGTACGGTGACAAACTCGACGCCGGCGAAAAGGAAGCCATCGAAGCCGCCATCAAGGGCGTTGAAGATGTTCTGCGCGACGGCGACAAGGAAACCATCACCGCCAAGACCGAAGCCCTCTCGGCAGCCGCCCAGAAACTCGGCGAAAAGATGTACGCCCAGCAACAGGCTGAAGGCGCTGCCGCTGGTGCGACTGGCCAGCAACAGGCGGCCGGTGGCGAGAAGACCGTCGAAGGCGATGTCGTTGATGCCGAATTCACCGAAGTGAACAAGGACAAGAAGTAA
- the dnaJ gene encoding molecular chaperone DnaJ, translating into MSKRDFYEILGVNRDASDEEIKKAYRKLAMKHHPDRNPDNPAAEEKFKEAKEAYEILSDGQKRSAYDQFGHAGIDQQAGMGGGGGGGFADAFGGIFDEIFGGRGGGGGGRSNIYRGADLRYNLEITLEQAAHGTETKIRIPTMEVCEPCHGSGAKAGTQPKTCPTCGGSGQVRLQQGFFSIQQTCHKCHGTGRFIAEPCKSCDGAGRIKQHKTLAVKIPAGVDEGDRIRLSGEGEHGVNGGPPGDLYVQIHLKPHAVFTRDHNDLHCEMPISFTAAALGGEIEIPTLDGAAAIKIPAETQSGRVFRLRGKGIKGVRSHTHGDLMCHVVVETPVNLTERQKELLRELEESSRDNSAKHNPRSKSWMDKVKDFFAE; encoded by the coding sequence ATGTCAAAACGCGATTTTTACGAGATTCTCGGCGTCAACCGCGATGCCAGCGATGAAGAAATAAAGAAGGCCTACCGCAAGCTGGCCATGAAGCATCACCCCGACCGCAACCCGGACAATCCGGCGGCGGAGGAGAAGTTCAAGGAAGCCAAGGAAGCCTACGAAATCCTGTCGGATGGCCAGAAACGCTCGGCCTATGACCAGTTCGGCCACGCCGGCATTGACCAGCAGGCAGGCATGGGTGGCGGTGGCGGCGGTGGTTTCGCCGATGCCTTTGGCGGCATCTTCGACGAAATTTTTGGCGGCCGGGGTGGCGGTGGTGGCGGTCGCTCCAACATCTACCGCGGCGCAGATCTCCGCTACAACCTCGAAATCACCCTGGAACAGGCCGCCCACGGCACGGAAACCAAGATCCGCATTCCGACCATGGAAGTCTGCGAGCCCTGCCACGGCAGCGGCGCCAAGGCCGGCACCCAGCCCAAGACCTGCCCGACCTGCGGCGGTTCCGGCCAGGTTCGCCTGCAGCAAGGCTTCTTCTCCATTCAGCAGACCTGTCACAAATGCCACGGCACCGGCCGCTTCATCGCCGAACCGTGCAAGAGCTGTGATGGCGCCGGCCGCATCAAGCAACACAAGACCCTCGCCGTCAAGATTCCGGCCGGGGTGGACGAAGGCGATCGCATCAGGCTGTCCGGCGAGGGAGAGCATGGCGTCAATGGCGGCCCGCCGGGAGATCTGTATGTTCAGATCCACCTCAAGCCTCATGCCGTGTTCACCCGCGACCACAATGACCTCCATTGCGAAATGCCGATCTCGTTCACCGCGGCAGCCCTCGGCGGCGAAATCGAAATCCCGACACTGGATGGCGCTGCGGCCATCAAGATTCCAGCCGAAACCCAGTCCGGCCGCGTCTTCCGCCTGCGCGGCAAGGGCATCAAGGGGGTACGCAGCCACACCCACGGCGACCTGATGTGCCACGTCGTCGTCGAAACACCGGTCAACCTTACCGAACGCCAGAAGGAATTGCTGCGCGAACTCGAAGAATCGAGCCGCGACAACAGCGCCAAGCACAATCCGCGCTCCAAGTCGTGGATGGACAAGGTCAAGGATTTTTTCGCTGAATAA
- a CDS encoding ABC transporter substrate-binding protein: MQVLKRLATIGAIAFSTLCWAENGVTDTTITLGMSGPLSGPNGAYGQDMRHTIGAYFEQINKSGGINGRKLELIALDDGYETERTVANTKTLIKEKNVFALLGYYGSSPTTEAMNTVFGPARVPLVGTISGAATLREPSTSNANTRYMFNVRASYADEAEVIVNQMLSLGLKNIAVLYQNDGFGKSGLEGVTSALKKYNLAPSAVGTVERNSLDVTAAVDAIAKASPQAVVMVTLYKPTAAFVKAMKKIGQHPMLMTLSPVGAELLVQELGADARGIGVSQVVPYPWNNVVPVVREYQKLSDKGVFSYYGTEGYIIARTMVEGLKRAGKDLTREKLVTALETMNGTDLGGYRINYGPNTRLGSRFVELTVIGQGGKILK, from the coding sequence ATGCAAGTCCTCAAGCGACTGGCCACCATTGGCGCCATTGCCTTTTCCACGCTGTGCTGGGCAGAAAACGGCGTCACCGACACGACGATCACCCTCGGCATGTCGGGCCCTCTCTCGGGTCCGAACGGTGCCTATGGCCAGGATATGCGTCATACCATCGGGGCCTATTTCGAGCAGATCAACAAGAGCGGCGGCATAAACGGCCGCAAGCTCGAACTGATCGCGCTTGATGACGGTTATGAAACCGAACGCACCGTTGCCAATACCAAGACCCTGATCAAGGAGAAGAACGTCTTCGCCCTGCTCGGCTATTACGGCTCCAGCCCGACCACCGAAGCCATGAACACTGTCTTCGGTCCGGCCCGGGTACCTCTGGTCGGCACCATTTCCGGCGCAGCGACGCTGCGCGAACCGAGCACCAGCAACGCCAACACGCGCTATATGTTCAACGTCCGGGCCAGCTATGCCGACGAAGCCGAAGTCATCGTCAACCAGATGCTCTCCCTTGGCCTGAAAAACATCGCCGTGCTCTACCAGAATGATGGTTTCGGCAAGTCCGGCCTGGAAGGTGTGACCAGCGCGCTCAAGAAATACAACCTCGCGCCATCCGCTGTCGGCACCGTCGAACGCAACTCGCTTGATGTCACTGCTGCCGTCGACGCCATTGCCAAGGCATCACCGCAGGCCGTGGTCATGGTCACCCTCTACAAACCGACCGCCGCCTTCGTCAAGGCCATGAAAAAAATCGGCCAGCACCCGATGCTGATGACCCTGTCGCCGGTCGGTGCCGAGCTGCTGGTCCAGGAACTCGGCGCAGACGCCCGCGGTATCGGTGTGTCACAGGTTGTTCCCTACCCCTGGAATAACGTCGTGCCGGTCGTTCGCGAATATCAGAAGCTCTCCGACAAGGGCGTCTTCTCCTACTACGGCACGGAAGGCTACATCATTGCCCGGACCATGGTCGAAGGCCTGAAACGCGCTGGCAAGGATCTCACCCGTGAAAAGCTGGTGACGGCGCTGGAAACCATGAACGGCACCGATCTTGGCGGCTACCGGATCAACTATGGGCCGAATACACGCCTTGGTTCGCGTTTTGTCGAATTGACGGTGATCGGCCAGGGCGGGAAGATTCTCAAGTAA
- the cysS gene encoding cysteine--tRNA ligase yields MLKIYNSLKREKQVFTPIEANKVRMYVCGMTVYDYCHLGHARVMVVFDMVYRWLKASGYDVTYVRNITDIDDKIIRRAAENGETILQLTDRFIAYMHEDADALGVQRPDFEPRATEYVPEMLDLIGQLEATGLAYLAADGDVNYAVRKFPGYGKLSGKSLDDLRAGERVEVDSAKQDPLDFVLWKHAKPGEPAWESPWGDGRPGWHIECSAMSSKLLGQHFDIHGGGQDLQFPHHENEIAQSEGAHQCSFVNYWMHNGFVRVDNEKMSKSLGNFFTIRTVLEQFDAEVVRFFILRAHYRSPLNYSDAHLDDAKRSLDSLYFALRDVPPASVEIDWSNDFAARFAASLNEDFDSHGAISVLFELAAEANRQKSGELSGLLKALGGVIGLLEREPMAYLQGGGAAGGLDEAAIEQMIADRAAAKKAKNFAESDRIRDALKAAGIALDDSPQGTSWRRA; encoded by the coding sequence ATGCTCAAGATCTACAACTCCCTCAAGCGCGAAAAGCAGGTATTCACTCCGATCGAAGCGAACAAGGTTCGCATGTATGTCTGTGGCATGACGGTTTATGACTACTGCCACCTCGGTCATGCCAGAGTCATGGTGGTGTTTGACATGGTTTATCGCTGGCTGAAGGCCAGCGGTTACGACGTCACCTACGTCCGCAACATTACCGATATTGACGACAAGATCATTCGGCGGGCTGCCGAGAATGGCGAGACCATCCTCCAGCTGACCGATCGTTTCATTGCCTACATGCACGAAGATGCCGATGCGCTGGGTGTCCAGCGGCCGGACTTCGAGCCGCGGGCAACCGAGTACGTGCCGGAAATGCTCGATCTGATCGGCCAGCTCGAGGCCACCGGCCTCGCTTACCTGGCGGCAGACGGCGATGTAAATTACGCGGTGCGCAAGTTCCCCGGCTACGGCAAGCTGTCCGGCAAATCGCTCGACGATCTGCGGGCCGGAGAGCGTGTCGAGGTTGATTCGGCCAAGCAGGATCCGCTCGATTTCGTCCTCTGGAAACATGCCAAGCCGGGCGAGCCGGCCTGGGAGTCGCCGTGGGGCGACGGGCGTCCGGGCTGGCACATCGAATGTTCGGCCATGAGTTCAAAACTTCTCGGTCAGCATTTCGACATCCACGGTGGTGGCCAGGACTTGCAGTTTCCCCATCACGAAAACGAGATCGCCCAGTCCGAGGGCGCGCATCAGTGCTCCTTCGTCAATTACTGGATGCACAACGGTTTCGTTCGCGTCGACAACGAGAAGATGTCGAAGTCGCTGGGTAATTTTTTCACTATCCGCACCGTGCTCGAGCAGTTTGATGCTGAAGTTGTGCGTTTCTTTATTCTGCGCGCCCATTACCGTAGCCCGCTGAATTATTCCGACGCCCACCTCGACGACGCGAAACGCAGCCTCGACAGCCTGTATTTTGCCTTGCGCGACGTGCCGCCTGCCTCGGTTGAGATCGATTGGAGCAATGATTTTGCTGCCCGTTTTGCCGCGTCGCTGAATGAAGACTTCGATTCGCATGGCGCCATCTCGGTGCTCTTCGAACTGGCGGCTGAAGCCAATCGGCAGAAGAGTGGAGAACTGTCCGGCTTGCTGAAGGCACTGGGCGGCGTGATCGGCCTGCTCGAGCGCGAGCCGATGGCTTACCTGCAGGGTGGCGGTGCGGCTGGTGGTCTTGATGAAGCGGCTATCGAGCAGATGATTGCTGATCGGGCCGCGGCCAAGAAGGCGAAGAACTTTGCCGAGTCCGACCGGATTCGGGATGCGCTGAAGGCGGCGGGCATTGCGCTCGATGACAGTCCCCAGGGGACGAGCTGGCGGCGGGCCTGA
- a CDS encoding tetratricopeptide repeat protein: MTSISLLQPRFKQLKTLRALAIGLAIGFAAPSFADNLPEVQRLIKQGQYPQALDKVDAYLSSRPKDAQGRFLKGLIYTEMNKPAEAISVFTKLSEDYPELPEPYNNLAVLYAQQKQYDKARTALEMAIRTHPSYAIAYENLGDVYAKLASQAYDKALQLDNANSATQNKLALIRDLITTSGKGNVKPTPAPVAATAPAVTSTPPAAAASKPAAPAAAPSASIVTATPGAAASTPVAKPVAAAPTPAVTTPTLAVAPAPAPTPAPTPAPAKASAGNDEVVKAMTAWADAWSRKDMKAYLGAYARDFDTPKGMSRKAWEQEREQRIAGKGGKISVSFDTPKISINGDQATAKFRQHYKATGLSTSTTKTLVLVRAGSKWLIKEENAR; the protein is encoded by the coding sequence ATGACCTCAATTTCCCTGCTCCAGCCCCGTTTTAAGCAGCTCAAGACGTTGCGTGCACTGGCAATCGGCCTGGCCATCGGCTTTGCAGCGCCGTCCTTTGCCGACAATCTCCCGGAAGTCCAGCGCCTGATCAAGCAGGGTCAGTATCCGCAGGCCCTCGACAAGGTCGATGCCTATCTGAGCAGCCGTCCCAAGGATGCCCAGGGCCGCTTCCTGAAGGGCCTGATCTATACCGAGATGAACAAGCCGGCCGAAGCCATCAGCGTGTTCACCAAACTGTCTGAAGACTACCCGGAACTGCCCGAGCCCTATAACAACCTGGCCGTGCTCTACGCCCAGCAAAAGCAGTATGACAAGGCGCGTACAGCCCTCGAAATGGCCATCCGGACACATCCGTCCTACGCCATCGCCTACGAAAATCTCGGCGATGTGTACGCCAAACTGGCCAGCCAGGCCTACGACAAGGCCCTGCAACTGGACAACGCCAATTCGGCAACACAGAACAAGCTGGCCCTGATCCGCGACCTGATCACCACCTCCGGCAAGGGCAACGTCAAGCCGACGCCCGCACCTGTCGCCGCCACGGCCCCGGCCGTGACTAGCACGCCACCAGCGGCGGCCGCCAGCAAGCCGGCCGCCCCGGCCGCAGCCCCGAGCGCCTCCATCGTTACCGCCACGCCGGGCGCCGCAGCCTCCACGCCGGTCGCCAAGCCGGTCGCCGCAGCCCCGACCCCGGCGGTTACCACCCCGACCCTTGCCGTGGCCCCGGCACCGGCTCCGACGCCAGCCCCCACCCCGGCACCGGCCAAGGCCAGCGCCGGCAACGACGAGGTCGTCAAGGCCATGACCGCCTGGGCTGACGCCTGGTCGCGCAAGGACATGAAAGCCTACCTGGGCGCCTATGCCCGCGATTTTGACACCCCCAAGGGCATGAGCCGCAAGGCCTGGGAACAGGAACGCGAGCAACGTATTGCCGGCAAGGGTGGCAAGATTTCAGTCTCTTTCGATACACCGAAGATCTCGATCAACGGTGATCAGGCTACCGCCAAGTTCCGCCAGCATTACAAGGCCACCGGCCTGAGCACGTCGACAACGAAGACCCTGGTGCTCGTTCGCGCCGGTAGCAAGTGGCTGATCAAGGAAGAAAACGCCCGGTGA
- a CDS encoding murein L,D-transpeptidase family protein, whose amino-acid sequence MKFGRKLALSGLAVALAAGAAVRLKDQSASTPVTINELSAIALTRPAPAAPAAPTRDAGLPLVVSDSGPEETLTRIFAEIEGNRLSNALQLTENLLRQHPNYRLAHLIRGDLLLARTQPIQTFGALSGAPADKVADLRAEAIARLTAYREKPPADFVPRYLLQMQPDQRFAIVVDTKRSRLYLYENDIKNGGQPRFVADYYVTQGKLGAEKLVEGDKKTPVGVYHVTANLPRQKLADLYGSGAFPLNYPNEWDKRQGRNGSGIWLHGTPSDTFSRPPRASDGCVVLTNQDLDVVAKNLQVGLTPVIISNSVEWLSLDDWAKERRELNQSIDAWRADWESRDSERYLGHYSTRFKTGDQGYAEFAAQKKQVNASKEWIKLKIDNLSVLRNPGKEEVVVVTFDQDYRSNNLNNQMKKRQYWLREDGQWKIIYEGSA is encoded by the coding sequence GTGAAATTTGGCCGCAAATTAGCCCTGTCCGGACTGGCGGTAGCGCTCGCCGCCGGTGCGGCAGTCCGGCTGAAAGACCAGTCAGCCAGCACCCCGGTCACCATCAACGAACTCTCGGCGATCGCCCTGACCCGGCCAGCCCCGGCCGCACCGGCCGCACCGACCAGGGACGCGGGGCTGCCGCTGGTCGTTTCCGACTCCGGTCCGGAAGAGACACTGACCCGCATTTTTGCCGAAATCGAAGGCAATCGCCTGAGCAATGCCCTGCAACTGACGGAAAACCTGCTGCGCCAGCATCCGAACTACCGTCTGGCTCACCTGATCAGGGGCGACCTGCTGCTCGCCCGGACCCAGCCGATCCAGACTTTCGGGGCGCTCAGTGGCGCGCCGGCCGACAAGGTCGCCGACCTGCGCGCCGAGGCCATCGCCCGTCTCACGGCCTATCGCGAGAAGCCGCCGGCTGATTTCGTACCGCGCTACCTGCTGCAGATGCAGCCCGACCAGCGCTTCGCCATCGTCGTCGACACCAAACGTTCGCGCCTCTACCTCTACGAAAACGACATCAAAAATGGCGGCCAGCCGCGCTTTGTCGCCGACTACTACGTCACACAGGGCAAACTGGGTGCCGAAAAGCTCGTCGAGGGCGACAAGAAAACCCCGGTCGGCGTCTATCACGTCACCGCCAATCTGCCCCGCCAAAAACTGGCGGACCTCTACGGCAGCGGCGCTTTCCCGCTCAATTACCCGAACGAATGGGACAAGCGGCAGGGCCGCAATGGTAGCGGCATCTGGCTGCACGGCACGCCCTCCGACACCTTCTCGCGCCCACCACGCGCCTCCGACGGCTGCGTTGTTCTGACCAATCAGGATCTCGACGTCGTCGCCAAGAACCTGCAGGTCGGTCTGACACCAGTCATCATCAGCAACTCGGTCGAATGGCTGTCGCTCGACGACTGGGCCAAGGAGCGCCGGGAACTGAACCAATCGATCGATGCCTGGCGCGCCGACTGGGAAAGCCGCGATTCAGAACGTTACCTGGGACATTACTCGACGCGCTTCAAAACCGGCGATCAAGGTTACGCCGAATTCGCCGCCCAGAAAAAACAGGTCAATGCCAGCAAGGAATGGATCAAGCTGAAGATCGACAATCTTTCCGTCCTGCGCAATCCAGGCAAGGAAGAAGTCGTCGTCGTCACCTTCGACCAGGATTACCGCAGCAACAACCTCAACAACCAGATGAAAAAACGACAGTACTGGCTGCGTGAAGACGGCCAGTGGAAAATCATTTACGAAGGAAGCGCCTGA
- a CDS encoding peptidylprolyl isomerase, giving the protein MFKKISLLATGLLASLAVWAAPTIEMTTNLGKITLELFPEKAPKTVEMFLYNAKHGFYEATIFHRVIDGFMIQGGGFSRAMEEKKTLTPALQNEANNGLTNDRGTVAMARTGDPHSARVQFFINLKNNDFLNHRTAADPRGWGYAVFGKVTQGMDVVDKIAKVPTGNAGYYENVPTTPVVIQNVKIISEK; this is encoded by the coding sequence ATGTTCAAGAAAATCTCCCTGCTTGCCACCGGCCTGCTTGCATCGCTCGCCGTATGGGCGGCGCCGACCATCGAAATGACCACCAACCTCGGCAAGATCACACTCGAACTCTTCCCCGAAAAAGCGCCGAAAACGGTTGAAATGTTCCTTTACAACGCCAAGCACGGCTTTTACGAGGCGACCATTTTCCATCGCGTCATTGACGGCTTCATGATCCAGGGTGGCGGTTTCAGCCGGGCCATGGAAGAAAAGAAGACCTTGACCCCGGCCCTGCAGAACGAAGCCAACAACGGCCTGACCAATGATCGCGGCACCGTCGCCATGGCACGTACGGGTGACCCGCATTCGGCCCGCGTCCAGTTCTTCATCAACCTAAAAAACAACGACTTCCTCAACCACCGGACAGCCGCCGACCCGCGCGGCTGGGGCTATGCCGTCTTCGGCAAGGTTACCCAGGGCATGGATGTCGTCGACAAGATCGCCAAGGTGCCAACCGGCAACGCTGGCTATTACGAAAACGTTCCGACCACGCCGGTGGTCATTCAGAACGTCAAAATCATCTCCGAAAAATAA
- a CDS encoding peptidylprolyl isomerase: MIKLTTNHGVITLNLDAEKAPKTVANFISYVEAGHYNNTIFHRVIKNFMIQGGGMEPGMNQKPCQAPIENEAANGLKNKRGTIAMARTGDPHSATAQFFINTVDNDFLDFKSPSGQGWGYCVFGEVVEGLDVVDKIRAVATGNKGFHQDVPKEDVIIEKAEIV; the protein is encoded by the coding sequence ATGATCAAGCTCACCACCAACCACGGTGTCATCACCCTCAACCTGGACGCCGAAAAGGCCCCGAAGACCGTTGCCAACTTCATTTCCTACGTTGAAGCCGGTCACTACAACAACACCATCTTCCACCGTGTCATCAAGAACTTCATGATCCAGGGTGGCGGCATGGAACCGGGCATGAACCAGAAGCCGTGCCAGGCCCCGATCGAGAACGAAGCCGCCAACGGCCTCAAGAACAAGCGCGGCACTATCGCCATGGCCCGCACCGGTGACCCGCACTCGGCCACCGCCCAGTTCTTCATCAATACCGTGGACAACGATTTCCTCGACTTCAAGTCGCCGTCCGGTCAGGGCTGGGGCTACTGCGTCTTCGGCGAAGTCGTTGAAGGCCTGGATGTGGTCGACAAGATCCGCGCCGTTGCCACCGGCAACAAGGGCTTCCATCAGGATGTGCCGAAAGAAGACGTGATCATCGAGAAGGCCGAGATCGTTTGA
- a CDS encoding UDP-2,3-diacylglucosamine diphosphatase produces MIFFISDLHLSPRSPGATRLFLRFLAGRARQAEALYILGDLFEVWVGDDINDPYAAQITAALREASQAGLKICFMHGNRDFAIGEQFATAAGISLLPDPYELVLPEWSFVLAHGDALCLDDHAYMTYRAKVRDPEWQRKMRAKPRFLRSLLGRYIRWRSARRKRDQAYVYADLNGPATDDFLREHGYATFIHGHTHRPEKHDHIVDGIHVERWVLADWHETHGEALRWDGEALSREAVTLES; encoded by the coding sequence TTGATCTTCTTCATCTCCGATCTGCACCTGTCGCCCCGGTCACCCGGGGCGACTCGTTTGTTCCTGCGCTTTCTGGCTGGCCGTGCCCGGCAAGCCGAGGCGCTGTACATTCTCGGCGATCTCTTCGAGGTCTGGGTTGGCGACGACATCAACGACCCCTACGCGGCGCAGATCACGGCAGCCCTGCGGGAAGCCAGCCAAGCCGGCCTGAAAATCTGCTTCATGCATGGCAACCGCGACTTTGCCATCGGCGAGCAGTTCGCCACGGCGGCGGGCATTTCGCTCCTACCCGACCCCTACGAACTGGTCCTGCCCGAATGGTCTTTCGTGCTCGCCCACGGCGATGCGCTATGCCTCGACGACCACGCCTACATGACCTATCGCGCCAAGGTGCGCGACCCCGAATGGCAGCGAAAAATGCGCGCCAAACCACGCTTTCTGCGCAGCCTCCTTGGTCGTTACATCCGCTGGCGCAGTGCCCGCCGCAAGCGTGACCAGGCCTATGTTTACGCCGACCTCAATGGTCCGGCCACCGACGACTTCCTGCGCGAACACGGCTACGCCACCTTCATCCACGGCCATACCCACCGTCCGGAAAAGCACGACCATATCGTCGACGGTATCCACGTCGAACGCTGGGTACTCGCCGACTGGCACGAAACACACGGCGAAGCACTACGCTGGGATGGCGAGGCACTGAGTCGCGAAGCCGTCACCCTTGAAAGCTGA